A DNA window from Aggregicoccus sp. 17bor-14 contains the following coding sequences:
- a CDS encoding MgtC/SapB family protein, which yields MLSHLDMLVRISVGAVLGAAIGYERNRHRRPVGLRTHLLVSMASATFMVISSQFAFFQGFGTEHLVEVDASRIAASVVSAVGFLAGGAILRTGATVQGLTTAAGLWLVTAIGLSSGAGMYPEACFVTLLGLIALTFLRRFEDKNDALIRRRVALVLTAGTGIHAVTEMLRALGVRVLDVEYERHFSGERHTTLNLDAQIPASVTPDKLVEGLETTSGVVSVHVRSA from the coding sequence ATGCTCTCCCACCTGGACATGCTGGTGCGCATCTCGGTCGGCGCCGTGCTCGGCGCGGCGATCGGCTACGAGCGCAACCGGCACCGCCGCCCCGTCGGCCTGCGCACGCACCTGCTCGTCTCGATGGCCTCGGCCACCTTCATGGTCATCTCCTCCCAGTTCGCCTTCTTCCAGGGCTTCGGGACGGAGCACCTGGTGGAGGTGGACGCCTCGCGCATCGCGGCCTCGGTGGTCAGCGCGGTGGGCTTCCTCGCGGGCGGCGCCATCCTGCGCACGGGGGCCACGGTGCAGGGGCTCACCACGGCGGCCGGCCTGTGGCTGGTGACGGCGATCGGCCTCTCCTCGGGCGCGGGCATGTACCCGGAGGCCTGCTTCGTCACCCTGCTCGGCCTCATCGCACTCACCTTCCTGCGCCGCTTCGAGGACAAGAACGACGCGCTCATCCGTCGGCGCGTGGCGCTGGTGCTCACCGCGGGCACCGGCATCCACGCGGTGACCGAGATGCTGCGTGCGCTCGGCGTGCGGGTGCTGGACGTGGAGTACGAGCGCCACTTCTCCGGCGAGCGCCACACCACGCTGAACCTGGACGCGCAGATTCCGGCCTCCGTCACGCCGGACAAGCTGGTGGAGGGGCTGGAGACCACCTCCGGCGTGGTCTCCGTGCACGTGCGCAGCGCGTGA
- a CDS encoding aquaporin produces MTPPSRDPSTPLARRLVVELLGKALVLATVVGSRVMGERLSGGVVGLTFLVNSLATASVTVALLLAFAPVASAQLNPAVTFGALLRGRLTLREAALRVLAQLAGAFLGVGATLLIFGHPVFSWSNPPRATVAEVTGEFLSTFGLLCIVAGGARLRAGVSSFAVGAYLAALYWFTESTSFANPAVTVAKGLTATSSSIHPADISLILSAQLLGAACCALLFRWLLPARGAEPRRGPARLVFACTEGGALARLAVEAVERFADAAAVRAVAAEGEPLPDEALLAEADLLVTLGPADLWRALTDAERVHWELPLLTGLSPEAAQQVREEVRVRVRLLLRGLGLERVRAV; encoded by the coding sequence ATGACACCTCCTTCTCGAGACCCCTCCACCCCACTCGCCCGCCGCCTCGTGGTGGAGCTGCTGGGCAAGGCGCTGGTGCTCGCCACGGTGGTGGGCTCGCGCGTGATGGGCGAGCGGCTCTCGGGCGGCGTGGTGGGGCTCACCTTCCTCGTCAACAGCCTGGCCACGGCGTCGGTCACCGTGGCGCTGCTGCTCGCGTTCGCCCCCGTGGCGAGCGCGCAGCTCAACCCGGCCGTCACCTTCGGGGCGCTGCTGCGCGGGCGGCTCACGCTGCGCGAGGCGGCGCTGCGGGTGCTCGCGCAGCTGGCCGGCGCCTTCCTCGGCGTGGGGGCCACGCTGCTCATCTTCGGCCACCCGGTGTTCAGCTGGAGCAACCCGCCGCGCGCGACGGTGGCGGAGGTGACGGGGGAGTTCCTCTCCACCTTCGGCCTCCTGTGCATCGTGGCGGGCGGGGCGCGGCTGCGCGCGGGCGTGTCCTCCTTCGCGGTGGGCGCCTACCTCGCGGCGCTCTACTGGTTCACCGAGTCCACCTCGTTCGCGAACCCCGCGGTGACGGTGGCCAAGGGGCTCACCGCCACCTCCTCGAGCATCCACCCGGCGGACATCTCGCTCATCCTCTCCGCGCAGCTGCTGGGCGCGGCCTGCTGCGCACTGCTGTTCCGCTGGCTGCTGCCCGCGCGCGGTGCGGAGCCGCGCCGGGGCCCGGCGCGGCTCGTCTTCGCCTGCACCGAGGGCGGCGCGCTCGCGCGGCTCGCGGTGGAGGCGGTGGAGCGCTTCGCGGACGCGGCAGCCGTGCGCGCGGTGGCGGCCGAGGGAGAGCCGCTCCCGGACGAGGCGCTGCTCGCGGAGGCGGACCTTCTGGTGACGCTGGGCCCCGCGGACCTGTGGCGCGCGCTCACGGACGCCGAACGCGTGCACTGGGAGCTGCCACTGCTCACGGGCCTCTCCCCCGAGGCGGCCCAGCAGGTGCGCGAGGAAGTGCGCGTGCGGGTGCGCCTGCTCCTGCGGGGCCTCGGGCTGGAGCGCGTGCGGGCGGTGTAG
- a CDS encoding hemolysin III family protein: MGTAAVPAPVAAPVKPLLRGVSHQAAASVALGAGAVLVALAPTAPARAAALVYALSLVAMFAVSALYHRPTWSPRARARMRRLDHATIFVLIAGTFTPFAVLGLGGSAATTLLAVAWGGALLGLLQSLFWVHAPKPVSALLYLALGWAISPYFGALRAAVGTRALGLLLAGGVAYSVGALVYALRRPNPFPRVFGYHEVFHALVIVASVCHFAAVLGLVVR, encoded by the coding sequence ATGGGTACTGCCGCCGTCCCTGCTCCCGTTGCTGCTCCCGTCAAACCCCTGCTGCGCGGCGTGAGCCACCAGGCGGCCGCGTCGGTGGCGCTCGGCGCGGGCGCGGTGCTGGTCGCGCTCGCCCCCACGGCGCCCGCGCGGGCGGCAGCGCTCGTGTACGCGCTGAGCCTCGTGGCGATGTTCGCGGTGAGCGCGCTCTACCACCGCCCGACATGGAGCCCTCGCGCGAGGGCCCGGATGCGGCGGCTGGACCACGCCACCATCTTCGTGCTCATCGCGGGCACCTTCACCCCCTTCGCGGTGCTGGGCCTCGGCGGCAGCGCGGCCACCACGCTGCTCGCGGTGGCGTGGGGCGGCGCGCTGCTCGGCCTGCTGCAGTCGCTGTTCTGGGTGCACGCGCCCAAGCCCGTCTCGGCGCTGCTCTACCTCGCGCTGGGCTGGGCCATCTCGCCCTACTTCGGCGCGCTGCGTGCGGCGGTGGGCACGCGCGCGCTCGGGCTGCTGCTCGCGGGTGGGGTGGCCTACAGCGTGGGCGCGCTCGTGTACGCGCTGCGCCGACCCAACCCCTTCCCGCGCGTCTTCGGCTACCACGAGGTGTTCCACGCGCTCGTCATCGTGGCGAGCGTGTGCCACTTCGCCGCGGTGCTCGGCCTGGTGGTGCGCTAG